In Setaria italica strain Yugu1 chromosome I, Setaria_italica_v2.0, whole genome shotgun sequence, the genomic window AAGATATGCAATTAAAAATTCTAAAACCTAGTTTAGTCTTCTAAAATTCATTATAGCTTAGAAACATATGAAACCaatcttatttttttaaaaaaaatcatgctcTATCTTACAGTGCTTAGCCAAGTgttatttaattattttatgATCCTCTTTTGATGTTTATTTGCTACTAGTTAGTCTCGTTATCTATTATAATTAGTTGATAGTGACGACTCGAACTACGTAGAAGTGACTTTGACTCAAGTGTCAACACCACCTCATATTTAATCCTATTTAGAAATGTGCGACCCATATATAGCATGGTTAGATCTTTTATTTAATTGAATGATTTGTTTTTACAAGGCATATTAAGATAAAAAGCACGTTTTCTCCAACCTAAAATGAATTTCTCGTGAATTTTCTAAAACTAAACCggattttagaatttttttaattGCATATCTatcctatattttttttatttttatttttttgataaagtcTAGTTGACCCTTGAACTATCAAGGTTTTCCTCGTAGCTGATGTGGCGCCATGTAGAACGGCTGACACGGCGCCACGGCAGTTAAAATCGCCGCGAAAACTGCTCAGGGGGTAAATCGGACGGTTTCAATAGTTGATGGGTGTGAAACGTCTGGTTTTTCGGTTGAGGGGTAAACATCAAACAAGGTCGATAGTTGAGGGGTGTTGAGTAGACTTTTTCCTTGACAGATTCGGCCTGTTGATCTTGCCCATCTGATTCGACTGCATTGTGGGCCTAGTAACCTGGCGGTAGCTGGGCCCACTCTGACGAGCGGAGCAACGCGCGGCTGCACTCTGAACTCGCGCCTCTTCTGGAATGTTCGGCCACCGCAGGTTCTTCCTGAACCTTctgaattcttctccaagctTTGCGCCGCTATATAAATTCCTCCACTTTCCTACGGTATTTACACCACAAGAAGAAATCCACGAACATCGCAGCGAAAGAGAAAGCAGATCAAACCCAGGGAGGAAGAAAGAGGGAGTGTCATGGCTTCCACTGTGGCTTCCAAGAGGGTCGTCCCGCTGGTCCGCGCGCTGGAGAAGCTCCTCGCCGCGCCGTCCGCGCCCTTTGCTGGCTCCGCACTCAGGCCGGTGGCAGTCGCCGGTGGCCTCCGCGGTTACAACACCGGCGCTCCCCTCCGCCGTTACGAGGGGGCCGAGTCGGACGAGGACGGCGTCCGCGAGTACGAGAACTGTCGCGGCGGCCGGGACTACGCTGTGCCCAGCCTGTTCTCAGGTAGTCGTCATCCTCGTGCCATGCCCGACTCATATCTTCGTTCTCTCAACTGAGATAATGGAATTCGATCGCATTGAATGGTCGTAGTCTGTACTCTGTACTGATTCCGTTTTGGTCTTCATCCAGATGTTTTCCGTGATCCGTTCAGTGCGCCGCAGAGCCTCGGCCGCCTGCTGAGCCTGATGGACGACATGGCGACGGCGTCGCCGGTCCGTGCCGGCGCGGTGCGGCGCGGCTGGAACGCaagggaggacgaggaggcgctCCACCTGCGGGTGGACATGCCGGGGCTGGGCAAGGAGCACGTCAAGGTGTGGGCGGAGCAGAACAGCCTGGTGATCAAGGGCGAGGGCGAGAaggaggccggcgaggacgaggCCGCCCCGCCCCCGAGGTACACCGGCCGCATCGAGCTGTCGCCGGAGGTTTACAGGATGGACACGATCAAGGCCGAGATGAAGAACGGCGTGCTCAAGGTGGTCGTGCCCAAGGTGAAGGAGCAGCAGCGCAAGGACGTCTTCCAAGTCAACGTCGAGTAGATCTTTCCAGATGAAAGTCAAACCTCTGAGTCTGAGGGGCTACTAAACTagattttctcttttttttatccAGTCTTTAAAGGATTTCATCTTGTGAAAATAAGCAACGTAGAACTCGGTAGCGATTTTGCTTTTTAGTGTGAGATCCAGCGGATTTGCAACGTGTATGGTGTTTATGCTTTCTCCTCTTGTAATCGAACACGTTCTAtttttctgttttatttttACACGAGCATCAAATGTGTCTCACCCGAATCGAACGTGAACACGTTCGGTCATAAGTAGATGGACCAGCTCCACCCACGTATCTACACATTACAGTTACTGTGTGATACAGTACTGTTGATTTTAACACGTATGGAATTGGCGtcaagaaaggaaaggattaACTGATGCGGTGAGAcgaaaaggtcacgattgggaatcagccgattggtgctacagttggagatcggccgattggtgctgcagtgttttggcggatggagttggtagaaatcggccgattaagaggctggggcaattgggccaatatgggcttaaagtgaattaCGAAGAGAAAATAAAGGGGATTGGCCCACATGAGCGCaacgaccaactccgatacgagtcgtacttgtaaatattcgttttcgtttaaaattagagatagaatcctagtcggttaagaggttggttgtaacaggctataaatagccatctttagagatccgtaaaaacaacatcaaatcaatacatcaatctactatttcctcgtactttactttcaagtcggcgacttcgctaatacttttcttcttttcacgagttcgtacgggttggcagggctgcatcgactcgatctccggccgattctgtaagttccgtttatcgagtaatatctaagctttaacttcgggcgcatcgctgtcgtttcgtttagatttattcaccagttatcgatatttactagaattctaggttttacctgttgttttagttttatcaccagttatccagcttggaattagagctttcggcttatTTACCTTTATCGCTTATCTATCACtttcgcatagccgattagatctgtttcaagtgttgcttctgtagcgttgtctagtttactctggtagttttctttacaaacgttACCTAGTTGTCGGCTGCaccatagccgatttccttgttatagcaaatcggccgattcgctgatgaGATTCATCGAGATCGGAACCTCAGTCGATCGCAGCCTCTGGGATCTGATACGtttccttccttgccaatcaacaggtcagattggctggcacgccgcgcgaaccgcaccaggacgaTTAGCCGAACatgagttaagcagattctcccgggtcgtgtgtccgatgctgagattcaatcggctgatctttagcgccaacaagtatctaggggtgtttggttttagTTTTTAGTTCAGTGATACAATACCTAGGTAGACAGGTGCTACACTTTAGCTCctatttggacactaattagatctattaaacatagattaattgtACAACCCTAAgttaaatctattaagcctaaatctattaagcctaattagtttatgatttgacaatgtggtgctacagtaaccattgctaatgatggattaattaggtttaatagattctattagttttgtaattagctcatgtttaatctttctaattagcaccTGAATATCGATATGACAGGGTTCAATTTTAACCCTGTCTCCCAAACAGGCTGCAGCTTAGCAGCGCTGTGCAGCcatttgccgccgccgcctgactCCTCGGCCAGGTAAGCTCGCCGTCGAGTGACCACGCCATAGCGCGCGCCGGTGCCACCCGAGCGGACAGGATGATGGCGTTGAGTTTCGTCGGCGCCACCAGCCACGCCCTGCCCTGGGTGCGGCCTTCACATCGTGCTGCCAGCGTTGGAACTGCGGCGAGCAGTAGCGGCTGGGGACGTGGCGGCGCTCCGGCAGTGGGACGGCGCACGCGCGGAGGGGACTCACAGGTCCCCAGTCCCCTACCTCCCCGGCTGCTGGTGTAGAAACGGTGACAGATCCGGCGTTTCCAACTAGGCCGTTGGTCCGCCGGCCGGTGTTATGCCGAGGGACGTCTCGTTGTCGCGCCCGTTGATGTCGCTCGACGTGGAAAGTGACTTCCACGGCGCCGGGGTGCTTGCCTGCTTGGGGCCCGCGCGCGGCCGACGCACGTACACGAGCGCAGGATGAGGTGTAGGAGCTCCAATAATCGCCATGCGCAACGCGCAGGAGACCGTGCACGTACACGATCGACCACGCATGCGCGCACCCCTGTGCGTGGCACTCCCTCGCAAGCCGCCGTGCCGAACCGGCCGGGCCGCCGCAGCATGCCGACGTACGaacccggcggcgacggcgagcacggGGAACACGGCGCGCCCACGCTCTCCACGGCGGAGGGCCTGTCCGTGCCGGGGACGGCCGGACGGGCACTTCGGGTTCGGGAACGGGGCACGGGCAAGTTGCTGGCTCGATGCAGAACTAGCAGCACGTTCTGATTCGTGATTCCACAACTCCACAAAATCACAAATGCCTAATGCACATAAACAGTGAAAATGTTCAGAGCTTCATCAGTAGACTAACCAAGGTCAGCAGATGCAGACACTCCTAACTGATGCCAGTGGCGACCTGTCCACCCAAAGGCCCCCAAGCACCCATCCCACGCAGCACCCAGCAGAATCGGGAGAGATGAGTTgactgaaaaaaaagaaacctgaTGAAGTTGCAGTCGGATGCTTGAGCGACTGGTAGTCCGTCCAGTATCGCCATGCCGGAACTCCATGGAGACGCGGCGCAGGCCGCTGAGCGCTGACGATGCCGTCATCGTCCAACCGACCAACCCTGCAAGCCGCCAGGGCGCGGCTCACTGAAGCACACACGTGGACGGCGTGGCGTGAAGAGGCTTGTCCATGCATGGCACCGGACCGCCGGTGGCTTCGGGAACGCTCGGCGAGGCCTCGTTGGAGTTGAGGCCAGCCCGAAGATCGatgactacttggtcgatcaaGCGCGCTCGAGTGGCTTGCCACATTGACCCGTGACCTTGGGATCGGCACGCTTGGAAGCCTCTTCGGAGGCGCTGCGCTGGACGAAGCCTAGCGTacgttcgtttcagcttattcagccggcttatcagctattgaacagtatttttctctcacaacaaattagccatttcaacttttcagccgacAGCTCAGCCGAACAGCCTAGTCGGCAGCCGGCCGGCGCGCTCCGCAACGTCGTCGCCAGACGCTGGCCACGTCGAGGGCGCTAGGGACGCTCGTCGTGGAGCCTCACCGGCAGCTAGCCGGCGCCAAGGCTCTGCCTTCGCCATGCTGCCGGCGTTGGAAGCCATGGACCACGGTGACCGGGGCGAGCAGTAGCGGCGGGGACGTGGAGGCgctccggcggcgaggcgacgcGCGGAGCGGAGGTTACGGAGTCCCCCTGCCCAGGGTTGGGGCCTCGGGGGTGGACGGAGGCTGGCACTAAAGAATCATTCAGTGATGCGATTACATCGTGCATTAATGCGGCAACAAGGGATACAACACCTAGATTGGTTGCCGGCGCAGGATGCTCTTGTAGCGGCAGACTTGCTGGCATCGAGATGATGTCCTGGGCCGAGTGGCTATTGCCATCAGTCGTAGACTATGAGCTCGGGCCTCCAATTTCCATGCTGGAGGATTTCCTGCCAAAGACAAGTTGTCAGAAGACATACTACAAGGCAATATCAAGCTGCAATTAGTACTCTAATGAAAGTACAAGCACTTACTTTAAAGACCTCTTCACCTTCAAAGAGGGTTCCCCCCGATAATCGCATAGGCTTCATCATCGATGGATGGCTTTCTTTAGCAGGGCTTGTNNNNNNNNNNNNNNNNNNNNNNNNNNNNNNNNNNNNNNNNNNNNNNNNNNNNNNNNNNNNNNNNNNNNNNNNNNNNNNNNNNNNNNNNNNNNNNNNNNNNTGATTCAGAATCCAACGGCAGGAAATTTAAAGGCTTCCGTTGACATGGGTCATTCCTTTTCTATCA contains:
- the LOC101758975 gene encoding 24.1 kDa heat shock protein, mitochondrial isoform X1, yielding MASTVASKRVVPLVRALEKLLAAPSAPFAGSALRPVAVAGGLRGYNTGAPLRRYEGAESDEDGVREYENCRGGRDYAVPSLFSGNVFRDPFSAPQSLGRLLSLMDDMATASPVRAGAVRRGWNAREDEEALHLRVDMPGLGKEHVKVWAEQNSLVIKGEGEKEAGEDEAAPPPRYTGRIELSPEVYRMDTIKAEMKNGVLKVVVPKVKEQQRKDVFQVNVE
- the LOC101758975 gene encoding 24.1 kDa heat shock protein, mitochondrial isoform X2, which encodes MASTVASKRVVPLVRALEKLLAAPSAPFAGSALRPVAVAGGLRGYNTGAPLRRYEGAESDEDGVREYENCRGGRDYAVPSLFSDVFRDPFSAPQSLGRLLSLMDDMATASPVRAGAVRRGWNAREDEEALHLRVDMPGLGKEHVKVWAEQNSLVIKGEGEKEAGEDEAAPPPRYTGRIELSPEVYRMDTIKAEMKNGVLKVVVPKVKEQQRKDVFQVNVE